A window from Suncus etruscus isolate mSunEtr1 chromosome 18, mSunEtr1.pri.cur, whole genome shotgun sequence encodes these proteins:
- the MUC21 gene encoding mucin-21, which produces MVDMEEAIITGMKWVTEITMNIMKWATKIVTMETMQDHMMVALVMGGVLYMTEAQTQSFNGTSTASPPESTTSPSGTSTASPSESTTSSSGTSTANPSESTISPSGTSTISPSESTTSSSGTSTANLSESSTSPSGISTISPSESTTSSSGTSTISPSESTTSSSGTSTISPSESTTSSSGTSTANLSESSTSSSGTSTANLSESTTSSSGTSTANLSESTTSSSGTSTISPSESTTSSSGTSTISPSESTTSSSGTSTANLSESSTSSSGTSTANLSESTTSSSGTSTANLSESTTSSSGTSTISPSESTTSSSGTSTISPSESTTSSSGTSTANLSESSTSSSGTSTANLSESTTSSSGTSTANLSESTTSSSGTSTISPSESTTSSSGTSTANLSESSTSPSGTSTANPSESTISPSGTSTISSSESNTSPSGTSTANLSEPSTSPSGTSATSPSGTNSGTNITSSTGSVTPSSGANTTATTTKVTSTSTSSPENAEKPSGDLRPWEVVLITLASVSMAVILSTVLFYYFVSI; this is translated from the exons gttgcactggtgatgggtggtgttctatacatgactgaagcccaaacacaatcat TCAATGGAACCAGTACAGCCAGCCCCCCTGAATCAACCACATCACCCAGTGGGACCAGCACAGCCAGCCCCTCTGAATCAACCACATCATCCAGTGGGACCAGCACAGCCAACCCCTCTGAATCAACCATATCACCCAGTGGGACCAGCACAATCAGCCCCTCTGAATCAACCACATCATCCAGTGGGACCAGCACAGCCAACCTTTCTGAATCATCCACATCACCCAGTGGGATCAGCACAATCAGCCCCTCTGAATCAACCACATCATCCAGTGGGACCAGCACAATCAGCCCCTCTGAATCAACCACATCATCCAGTGGGACCAGCACAATCAGCCCCTCTGAATCAACCACATCATCCAGTGGGACCAGCACAGCCAACCTTTCTGAATCATCCACATCATCCAGTGGGACCAGCACAGCCAACCTTTCTGAATCAACCACATCATCCAGTGGGACCAGCACAGCCAACCTTTCTGAATCAACCACATCATCCAGTGGGACCAGCACAATCAGCCCCTCTGAATCAACCACATCATCCAGTGGGACCAGCACAATCAGCCCCTCTGAATCAACCACATCATCCAGTGGGACCAGCACAGCCAACCTTTCTGAATCATCCACATCATCCAGTGGGACCAGCACAGCCAACCTTTCTGAATCAACCACATCATCCAGTGGGACCAGCACAGCCAACCTTTCTGAATCAACCACATCATCCAGTGGGACCAGCACAATCAGCCCCTCTGAATCAACCACATCATCCAGTGGGACCAGCACAATCAGCCCCTCTGAATCAACCACATCATCCAGTGGGACCAGCACAGCCAACCTTTCTGAATCATCCACATCATCCAGTGGGACCAGCACAGCCAACCTTTCTGAATCAACCACATCATCCAGTGGGACCAGCACAGCCAACCTTTCTGAATCAACCACATCATCCAGTGGGACCAGCACAATCAGCCCCTCTGAATCAACCACATCATCCAGTGGGACCAGCACAGCCAACCTTTCTGAATCATCCACATCACCCAGTGGGACCAGCACAGCCAACCCCTCTGAATCAACCATATCACCCAGTGGGACCAGCACAATCAGCTCCTCTGAATCAAACACATCACCCAGTGGGACTAGCACAGCCAACCTTTCTGAACCATCCACATCACCCAGTGGGACCAGCGCAACCAGCCCCTCTGGGACCAACAGTGGGACCAACATAACCAGCTCTACTGGATCAGTCACACCATCCAGTGGAGCTAACACAACAGCTACAACTACCAAAGTCACCAGCACAAGTACTTCCTCTCCAGAAAATGCAGAAAAGCCTAGTGGAGACCTGAGGCCATGGGAAGTAGTCctaatcactctggcctctgtttcAATGGCTGTGAtactttccactgtgctattctaCTATTTTGTGAGtatctga